One genomic region from Salvia hispanica cultivar TCC Black 2014 chromosome 2, UniMelb_Shisp_WGS_1.0, whole genome shotgun sequence encodes:
- the LOC125206571 gene encoding uncharacterized protein LOC125206571 — MAKCYMLAFMSTVLRHQHAAMATATEIMQNLTNLFGTQNRMAKSQAFRSIMCKTMKEGSSVRDHVLEMMSYLNQIEFLGGVIDAESQVTIILQSLPPSFQQFKLNFEMNKRNYTLAELLTELQSAKDLMN, encoded by the coding sequence atggctaagtgttATATGTTGGCCTTCATGTCAACAGTGCTTAGACATCAGCATGCTGCCATGGCGACTGCCACCGAGATTATGCAAAATCTCACGAATCTctttggtactcagaatcgaaTGGCTAAGTCTCAAGCTTTTCGGAGTATCATGTGCAAGACTATGAAGGAAGGCTCATCTGTGAGGGAccatgtcctcgagatgatgagctatctcaatcaaattgagTTTTTGGGAGGCGTCATTGATGCCGAGTCCCAAGTTACTATCATCCTTCAAAGTCTGCCCCCTAGCTTccagcagttcaagctcaattttGAGATGAACAAAAGGAATTACACCTTGGCAGAGTtgttgactgaacttcagtcggcAAAGGATCTCATGAACTAA